In a genomic window of Novosphingobium sp. KA1:
- a CDS encoding YbdD/YjiX family protein — MSDPLATLRKALHLMVGMPDYEDYVRHMQARHPDRPVMDRKAFFRDRQQARYGGRNGGRCC, encoded by the coding sequence ATGAGCGATCCTCTCGCCACGCTGCGCAAGGCGCTGCACCTGATGGTCGGAATGCCCGATTACGAGGATTACGTCAGGCACATGCAGGCCCGCCACCCCGACCGCCCGGTCATGGACCGGAAGGCCTTTTTTCGTGATCGGCAGCAGGCCCGCTATGGTGGAAGAAACGGCGGGCGCTGCTGTTGA
- a CDS encoding FUSC family protein → MAVGTARLQSITTPALPRSRETSPVLAETLTGMADALFSLKTYAAAILAYYIALRIGLHRPYWSVITCYIVAQPLAGAMLSKAVFRMIGTVFGALVAIILVPQFVNSPELLTWVLGLWLALCTYVAMLDRTPRSYVFLLAGYTASIIGFAAVSHPSTIFDIASLRVQEIIIGIWSSAVVNALIFPRTVSAKLAERASQILTDAERWSRDALSAQDNAEDAATLDRDRRRLALDLHELHQLAVQLPFDLSRFTVRVAVLRVLQDRLSMLLPLASGIEDRIGQLHAAEAMPPDIAALIADITLWLNDLSSAAETIPQADALIARAHALEPRDESEWDWETGLCLSLLDRLQDLIRIHRDARELHAIILSPTTAPSPNIAAAIRNARAMPLHRDHGLALRSALATMATLGIGTAMWIATAWPDGSTAVVIACIICALFSHLDNPGPTASRLLYGTLAAMPIGAFYAFVLMPRLSDFPAMVGVLAPVMLIVGSLQARPSTAIFAIGIMLTLPGLVGLNEEYDANFQTFTNFAIAQIVGVGIAVFVLNFASSVGTRSSAIRLVRSGWRELAGMAGGRDSLDLNAWIGRMIDRVAMLTPRLKYLAIDPTQPLLDILADTRIGMAIHDLRTFQERASPWSARQVAVVLKHVEQHFTQLRDDRPIDPDPALVRAIDLVLAKVAALEDLEQRRLGVLALTSLRRNLASYAPPPPAMRRQREDGSAVLPG, encoded by the coding sequence ATGGCCGTCGGCACCGCGCGTCTGCAAAGCATCACCACGCCAGCCTTGCCGCGTTCCCGGGAAACAAGTCCCGTTCTGGCGGAAACGCTGACCGGGATGGCGGATGCCCTGTTTTCCCTGAAGACTTACGCGGCGGCGATCCTGGCCTACTACATCGCGCTGCGGATCGGCCTGCACCGGCCTTACTGGTCGGTCATCACCTGCTACATCGTGGCCCAGCCGCTGGCCGGCGCCATGTTGTCGAAAGCGGTCTTCCGCATGATCGGCACCGTCTTCGGCGCGCTTGTCGCCATCATCCTCGTCCCCCAGTTCGTGAACTCGCCGGAGTTGCTGACCTGGGTGCTGGGCCTTTGGCTGGCATTGTGCACATATGTGGCGATGCTGGACCGCACCCCGCGATCCTACGTGTTCCTGCTCGCCGGATACACCGCCAGCATCATCGGCTTCGCCGCCGTGAGCCACCCGAGCACGATCTTCGACATCGCCAGCCTGCGCGTGCAGGAAATCATCATCGGCATCTGGTCCAGTGCCGTGGTCAACGCACTGATATTCCCGCGCACCGTCTCGGCAAAGCTGGCCGAACGCGCCAGCCAGATCCTGACCGACGCCGAACGCTGGTCGCGCGATGCGCTGTCCGCGCAGGACAATGCAGAGGACGCGGCGACGCTCGACCGCGATCGCCGCAGGCTCGCTCTTGATCTCCACGAATTGCACCAGTTGGCGGTCCAGCTGCCTTTCGATCTCTCCCGCTTCACCGTGCGGGTCGCGGTTCTGCGCGTATTGCAGGACCGACTCTCGATGCTTCTCCCGCTGGCGAGCGGCATCGAGGATCGCATCGGCCAGCTTCACGCCGCTGAAGCCATGCCACCGGATATCGCAGCCCTCATCGCCGACATCACCCTGTGGCTGAACGACCTTTCCTCGGCCGCCGAGACCATACCCCAAGCCGACGCGCTTATCGCCCGCGCCCATGCACTGGAACCGCGGGACGAAAGCGAATGGGACTGGGAGACCGGGCTGTGTCTAAGCCTGCTCGACCGCTTGCAGGATCTGATCCGTATCCACCGCGATGCGCGTGAATTGCATGCGATCATCCTTTCCCCGACCACCGCGCCATCACCGAACATTGCCGCCGCCATCCGCAATGCCCGCGCCATGCCGCTGCACCGTGACCATGGCCTGGCGCTGCGATCGGCGCTGGCGACGATGGCAACCCTGGGCATCGGCACAGCCATGTGGATCGCCACGGCCTGGCCGGATGGCAGCACCGCCGTGGTGATCGCGTGCATCATCTGCGCCCTGTTCAGCCACCTCGACAACCCTGGACCGACCGCCAGCCGCCTGCTGTACGGTACCCTTGCCGCCATGCCGATCGGCGCATTCTACGCCTTTGTCCTGATGCCCCGGCTCAGTGACTTTCCGGCAATGGTCGGCGTTCTGGCGCCGGTCATGCTGATCGTCGGCAGCCTTCAGGCCCGCCCGTCGACCGCGATCTTTGCCATCGGCATCATGCTGACATTGCCGGGCCTCGTAGGCCTCAACGAGGAATACGACGCCAATTTCCAGACCTTCACCAACTTCGCCATCGCGCAAATCGTAGGGGTTGGCATTGCCGTCTTTGTACTCAATTTCGCCAGTTCGGTTGGAACACGCTCCAGTGCGATCCGGCTCGTGCGTTCGGGCTGGCGCGAGCTCGCGGGCATGGCGGGGGGCAGGGACAGCCTCGACCTCAATGCCTGGATCGGCCGTATGATCGACCGCGTGGCGATGTTGACGCCGCGCCTCAAATACCTCGCAATCGACCCTACCCAACCCCTGCTCGACATCCTCGCCGACACCCGCATTGGCATGGCCATCCACGACCTTCGCACGTTCCAGGAACGTGCATCGCCGTGGAGCGCCCGGCAAGTCGCGGTCGTGCTCAAGCACGTCGAGCAGCACTTCACGCAGCTACGCGACGACCGGCCGATCGACCCGGATCCTGCCTTGGTTCGGGCGATCGACCTGGTTCTGGCGAAAGTGGCGGCGCTGGAAGATCTCGAGCAGCGCCGCCTTGGCGTGCTGGCGCTTACCAGCCTCAGGCGCAATCTGGCATCCTACGCGCCGCCTCCACCGGCCATGCGCCGCCAGCGGGAGGATGGCTCAGCCGTGCTCCCGGGATAG
- a CDS encoding LysR family transcriptional regulator, translating to MQNIDIRQLRYFLAVANERSFTRAAEQLHMTQPPLSQRIQELEVSLGLTLFERGTRPLKLTEAGKLLYERASMVMRGMQQLQVSMQNLAARKSPRFVFGLVPSTLYARLPEVIRQFREIVPQVEIGVTEMGTEEQMAALKDRRIDIGFDRIVVEDPGIRHVLARNEPLVVAVAKDHPLALLGEPVELARLCREPLIFYPSEPRPSFADLVLSAFVSHGLMPDQIQEVRELQTGLVMVAAGVGACIVPQSVRHHGRGDVAFIDIAEPISAPLLMRFRQDDTAPELRQLLTLLARLYEEWGWPIPAELARMRAVSDPAVSRHVP from the coding sequence ATGCAGAACATCGACATTCGCCAGCTGCGCTATTTTCTCGCGGTCGCCAACGAACGCAGCTTCACGCGCGCGGCGGAGCAACTGCACATGACGCAGCCGCCGCTCAGCCAGCGTATCCAGGAACTTGAGGTCTCGCTTGGATTGACCCTGTTCGAGCGCGGCACTCGCCCGCTGAAGCTGACCGAGGCGGGCAAGCTGCTCTATGAGCGGGCCAGCATGGTCATGCGCGGCATGCAGCAGCTGCAGGTCTCCATGCAGAACCTGGCGGCGCGGAAATCACCGCGCTTTGTGTTCGGGCTGGTGCCCTCGACGCTCTATGCGCGACTGCCCGAGGTAATCCGGCAGTTCCGCGAGATCGTGCCGCAAGTCGAGATCGGCGTGACCGAAATGGGCACCGAGGAGCAGATGGCGGCGCTGAAGGATCGCCGCATCGATATCGGTTTCGACCGGATCGTTGTCGAGGATCCGGGTATCCGTCATGTGCTGGCTCGCAATGAACCGCTTGTGGTCGCAGTCGCGAAGGACCATCCGCTGGCATTGCTGGGGGAGCCTGTGGAACTGGCAAGGCTTTGCCGGGAGCCATTGATCTTCTATCCCAGCGAGCCGCGTCCGAGTTTTGCCGACCTGGTACTCTCGGCGTTCGTTTCGCACGGGTTGATGCCTGATCAGATCCAGGAAGTGCGGGAACTGCAGACCGGGCTGGTCATGGTGGCGGCGGGCGTCGGTGCATGCATCGTGCCGCAATCGGTGCGGCATCACGGCCGGGGTGACGTGGCCTTCATCGACATCGCCGAACCGATTTCAGCGCCGCTGTTGATGCGTTTCCGGCAAGATGACACCGCGCCGGAACTGCGCCAATTGCTGACCCTGCTCGCACGGCTTTACGAGGAATGGGGCTGGCCGATCCCCGCCGAACTCGCGCGGATGCGCGCCGTTTCCGATCCGGCAGTATCGCGTCACGTTCCATAA
- a CDS encoding carbon starvation CstA family protein produces the protein MTVHRIGWIVMALVATGSLAVVALSRGETISALWILVAAVCSFLVAYRFYARFIARKVMRLDPGRATPAVYRADGLDYVATDKRVLFGHHFAAIAGAGPLVGPVLAAQMGYLPGTLWIIVGVVLAGAVQDFMVLFISMRRDGRSLGELVRMEMGQAAGVIALFGAFLIMIIILAVLALIVVKALAASPWGLFTVAATVPLALAMGGYTRWIRPGRIGEVSVLGLIGLIAALVCGQWVAQSPFWGPLFTLTPIQLCWILIGYGAVASVLPVWLLLAPRDYLSTFLKIGAIAALAVGIVIMAPALRMPSVTAFAADGGPVWAGSLFPFLFITIACGAVSGFHALIASGTTPKLIATEADAPMIGYGAMLMEAFVAIMALIGASILDPGIYFAMNSPAAVIGTEPHQVAQAVTAMGYPLSADTLVQTARDLGEHTIISRAGGAPTLAVAMAEIFSHVVGGPAMKAFWYHFAILFEALFILTAVDAGTRAGRFMLQDLIAIAAPRFGKNEGVVPGLVATGLCVAAWGFFLHQGVSDPLGGVNTLWPVFGIANQMLAAIALMLGTVVLFRMKRDRYVWVTALPAAWLLLCTGTAGWLKLFAADPKVGFLAHAARFEAAADRGQVLAPAKSLSEMRQVILNDRIDAALVAVFLAVVLALLVFSLRSVLAARRSAVPTACEVIDETVAAA, from the coding sequence ATGACCGTGCATCGAATTGGCTGGATCGTCATGGCCCTGGTGGCGACCGGATCGCTGGCGGTCGTGGCCCTGTCGCGCGGAGAGACGATCAGCGCGCTGTGGATTCTGGTCGCGGCGGTCTGTTCTTTCCTTGTGGCCTATCGCTTCTATGCGCGCTTCATCGCCCGGAAGGTCATGCGCCTCGATCCCGGACGAGCGACCCCGGCTGTCTACCGTGCCGACGGGCTGGATTATGTGGCGACCGACAAGCGGGTGCTGTTCGGGCACCACTTTGCCGCTATCGCCGGGGCCGGACCGCTGGTGGGGCCGGTGCTGGCCGCACAGATGGGCTATCTGCCGGGCACGCTGTGGATCATCGTGGGCGTGGTGCTGGCCGGTGCCGTGCAGGACTTCATGGTGCTGTTCATCTCGATGCGTCGCGACGGGCGCTCGCTGGGGGAGCTGGTGCGCATGGAAATGGGCCAGGCGGCAGGCGTGATAGCGCTCTTCGGGGCGTTCCTCATCATGATCATCATCCTGGCGGTACTGGCTCTGATTGTCGTCAAGGCGCTGGCGGCCAGCCCATGGGGGCTGTTCACCGTGGCGGCAACCGTGCCCCTGGCGCTGGCGATGGGCGGTTACACCCGGTGGATCAGGCCCGGGCGGATCGGCGAAGTCTCGGTGCTGGGACTGATCGGCCTGATCGCGGCGCTGGTCTGTGGGCAGTGGGTGGCGCAGTCGCCGTTCTGGGGGCCGCTGTTCACGCTGACACCGATCCAGCTGTGCTGGATCCTGATCGGCTATGGCGCGGTCGCCTCGGTGCTGCCGGTCTGGCTGCTGCTCGCTCCGCGCGACTACCTCTCGACTTTTCTCAAGATCGGCGCGATCGCGGCGCTGGCGGTGGGTATCGTCATCATGGCACCTGCGCTGCGCATGCCTTCAGTGACCGCATTCGCGGCGGACGGCGGCCCGGTCTGGGCGGGATCGCTGTTCCCGTTCCTGTTCATCACCATCGCCTGCGGCGCGGTATCAGGGTTCCACGCGCTGATCGCCAGCGGCACGACGCCCAAGCTGATCGCCACCGAGGCCGATGCGCCGATGATCGGCTATGGTGCGATGCTGATGGAGGCGTTCGTGGCGATCATGGCGCTGATCGGCGCTTCGATCCTCGATCCCGGCATCTATTTCGCGATGAACAGCCCGGCCGCGGTGATCGGCACCGAGCCGCATCAGGTGGCGCAGGCGGTGACCGCGATGGGGTATCCGCTGTCCGCCGACACGCTGGTGCAGACCGCGCGCGATCTGGGGGAGCACACGATCATTTCACGCGCGGGCGGGGCGCCAACCCTGGCGGTCGCCATGGCGGAGATCTTCTCGCATGTTGTCGGCGGGCCGGCGATGAAGGCGTTCTGGTACCACTTCGCGATCCTGTTCGAGGCGTTGTTCATCCTTACCGCCGTTGATGCGGGCACCCGCGCGGGACGGTTCATGCTACAGGACCTGATCGCCATCGCCGCGCCGCGTTTCGGCAAGAACGAAGGGGTGGTGCCCGGGCTTGTGGCGACAGGGCTTTGTGTGGCGGCCTGGGGGTTTTTCCTCCATCAGGGCGTGTCCGATCCGCTGGGCGGGGTGAACACGCTCTGGCCGGTCTTCGGTATCGCCAACCAGATGCTGGCGGCAATCGCCCTGATGCTGGGGACGGTGGTGCTGTTCCGCATGAAGCGTGATCGTTATGTCTGGGTGACGGCTCTCCCGGCGGCATGGCTGCTGCTGTGCACGGGCACGGCGGGCTGGCTAAAGCTGTTTGCAGCCGATCCCAAGGTGGGCTTCCTGGCTCATGCCGCCAGGTTCGAGGCGGCGGCGGACAGGGGGCAGGTTCTGGCGCCGGCAAAGTCATTGTCGGAAATGCGGCAGGTGATCCTCAATGACCGTATCGATGCCGCACTTGTCGCGGTGTTTCTGGCGGTGGTCCTTGCCTTGCTGGTGTTCAGCCTGCGCAGCGTCCTTGCGGCGCGTCGCAGCGCCGTGCCGACTGCCTGTGAGGTGATCGATGAAACGGTGGCGGCGGCATGA
- a CDS encoding MFS transporter yields the protein MNPVSRFFRKLTMKPQGMTIVIAAFLPIFAIVSMFPIVASMIAHFKTDPDAAAKVPLMVTAPGLTIAILAPFAGWFVDTFGRRRLLLICTFFYGLFGTLPFFLDDLNHIFASRLALGVCEAGILTIVNTLIGDYWDNESRRNWLFLQGVIGPFLASGVILMSGLVASVRWNGGFLVYLVAFPIYLAMLVFLYEPQGRAAHDEAPTAPAGEKARFPLGAALGVGALTLFSAAQYYVFIVNGSIAFGEVGVTDPAAVAKMSFLPSLFVILGALLFRILSGRSNGVQLGAFLAILGTGLAVIGLARNPGEMIVGLAIQQTGAGMAVPSLIAWAQTKFPFEHRGRGMGIWTGSFFFGQFISPALVHQASGATGSMQGAFVTAGTVSLVVALAALGVGFTGGKTPHGAPNAA from the coding sequence ATGAACCCGGTTTCCCGATTCTTCAGAAAGCTCACCATGAAGCCGCAGGGCATGACGATCGTCATCGCGGCTTTCCTCCCGATCTTCGCGATCGTCTCGATGTTCCCGATCGTGGCGTCGATGATCGCGCACTTCAAAACGGACCCCGATGCAGCGGCAAAAGTGCCTCTGATGGTCACTGCGCCGGGCCTTACCATCGCGATCCTCGCACCATTCGCGGGCTGGTTCGTGGACACCTTCGGCCGCCGGAGGCTGCTGCTGATCTGCACGTTTTTCTACGGGCTGTTCGGCACCCTGCCGTTCTTCCTTGACGACCTGAACCACATCTTCGCCAGCCGTCTGGCGCTGGGCGTGTGCGAGGCGGGCATCCTCACCATCGTAAACACCCTGATCGGCGACTACTGGGATAACGAAAGCCGCCGCAACTGGCTGTTTCTGCAAGGCGTGATCGGGCCGTTCCTGGCCTCGGGCGTGATCCTGATGTCCGGCCTTGTCGCCTCGGTCCGCTGGAACGGCGGCTTCCTCGTCTACCTCGTCGCTTTCCCGATCTATCTGGCGATGCTGGTGTTCCTCTACGAACCCCAGGGCCGTGCCGCGCATGACGAAGCGCCAACCGCACCGGCGGGCGAAAAGGCCCGCTTCCCGCTCGGCGCCGCGCTGGGCGTCGGCGCGCTGACGCTGTTTTCGGCGGCACAGTATTATGTCTTCATCGTCAACGGCAGCATCGCCTTCGGCGAAGTGGGCGTGACCGATCCTGCCGCCGTCGCCAAGATGAGCTTCCTGCCGAGCTTGTTCGTCATCCTCGGCGCGCTGCTGTTCCGCATCCTGTCGGGCCGTTCCAACGGCGTGCAACTGGGTGCTTTCCTCGCCATCCTCGGGACCGGCCTTGCCGTCATCGGCCTGGCTCGCAACCCGGGCGAGATGATTGTCGGCCTTGCCATCCAGCAGACCGGCGCCGGCATGGCCGTGCCCTCGCTGATCGCCTGGGCCCAGACCAAGTTCCCCTTCGAGCATCGCGGCCGGGGCATGGGCATCTGGACCGGCTCATTCTTCTTCGGCCAGTTCATATCGCCCGCACTCGTCCATCAGGCCAGCGGCGCGACCGGCTCCATGCAAGGCGCTTTCGTGACGGCGGGCACCGTGTCGCTGGTGGTGGCACTGGCCGCACTCGGCGTGGGCTTCACGGGCGGCAAGACGCCGCACGGAGCCCCGAACGCGGCCTGA
- a CDS encoding FAD-dependent oxidoreductase, with amino-acid sequence MENNTQFDAIVVGSGITGGWAAKELTEAGLTVLMVERGRNIEHQTGYETELKAPWEMEYRGQGDAALYAREYPVQMLNRHFNEFTENHFVNDTEQPYQKAPGKEFDWFRSYQLGGRSLTWGRQCYRWSDYDFGANKRDGFGTDWPIRYADLAPWYDKVEEFVGVSGAAEGLAQLPDGRFLPPMELNCVEQAARERIRAKYPDRVMTIGRTANLTEARPEQGRGHCQYRSICARGCSYGAYFSTQSATLPAAKKTGRLKVVTDAQVHKVDYDPKTGRVTGVRWIDTKTGEHKVAYARVVFLNAGAFNSVHLMLNSASEAMPHGLANSSGVLGTHIMDHANTMAAMAVMPGYEGRTSFGNRPTGIVIPRFRNLDTLDGDGFTRGYSFQGGALQGTWTRGKRMGGIGKDYKEELHKIGPWTMVLVVFADSMPRASNRLTLSKRADPRGVRQLEIAFEHGKEELAALADAHREATAMLTEAGGHVIMGFDRPGHGGTSIHEMGGARMGWDPKTSVLNRLSQAHDIPNLFVTDGAQMSSSACQNPSLTYMALTARACATAVSMLKEGVI; translated from the coding sequence ATGGAAAACAACACGCAATTCGATGCGATCGTCGTCGGCTCCGGCATAACCGGGGGCTGGGCGGCCAAGGAACTTACCGAGGCGGGATTAACCGTGCTCATGGTAGAGCGCGGGCGCAATATCGAGCATCAGACGGGCTACGAGACCGAGCTCAAGGCTCCGTGGGAAATGGAATATCGCGGGCAGGGCGACGCGGCGCTCTACGCCCGTGAATACCCGGTGCAGATGCTCAACCGGCATTTCAACGAGTTCACCGAGAACCACTTCGTCAACGATACCGAACAGCCCTACCAGAAGGCACCGGGCAAGGAGTTCGACTGGTTCCGCTCCTACCAGCTTGGCGGTCGCTCGCTGACATGGGGGCGGCAGTGCTATCGCTGGTCGGACTATGATTTTGGTGCCAACAAGCGCGACGGTTTCGGCACCGACTGGCCGATCCGCTATGCCGATTTGGCGCCGTGGTACGACAAGGTCGAGGAATTCGTCGGCGTTTCCGGCGCGGCGGAGGGACTGGCTCAGCTTCCCGATGGGCGCTTCCTGCCGCCGATGGAACTGAACTGCGTAGAGCAGGCCGCGCGTGAGCGTATTCGCGCGAAGTACCCGGACCGGGTGATGACCATCGGCCGCACCGCCAATCTCACCGAAGCGCGCCCGGAGCAAGGCCGCGGACATTGCCAGTACCGCAGCATCTGCGCGCGGGGGTGTTCCTATGGCGCCTATTTCTCCACGCAATCGGCCACGCTGCCGGCGGCGAAGAAGACCGGGCGGCTGAAGGTCGTTACCGATGCGCAGGTCCACAAGGTCGATTACGACCCGAAGACCGGCCGTGTCACCGGAGTACGCTGGATCGACACCAAAACCGGCGAGCACAAAGTGGCTTATGCGCGGGTCGTGTTCCTCAATGCAGGTGCGTTCAATTCGGTTCATCTGATGCTGAACTCGGCCAGCGAGGCGATGCCGCATGGCCTTGCCAATTCCAGCGGCGTGCTCGGCACGCATATCATGGACCATGCCAATACGATGGCGGCCATGGCGGTGATGCCCGGTTACGAAGGGCGCACCAGCTTCGGCAACCGCCCGACCGGCATCGTCATCCCGCGCTTCCGCAATCTCGATACGCTGGACGGGGACGGCTTCACGCGCGGCTATTCATTCCAGGGCGGTGCGCTGCAGGGCACCTGGACGCGCGGCAAGCGGATGGGTGGCATCGGCAAGGACTACAAGGAGGAACTGCACAAGATCGGCCCGTGGACGATGGTGCTGGTGGTCTTCGCGGATTCGATGCCGCGCGCCAGCAACCGCCTGACGCTGAGCAAGCGCGCCGATCCGCGCGGCGTGCGCCAGCTCGAGATCGCCTTCGAGCATGGCAAGGAGGAGCTGGCCGCGCTGGCCGATGCCCACCGCGAGGCGACCGCGATGCTCACCGAAGCGGGCGGGCATGTCATCATGGGGTTCGACCGGCCCGGTCACGGTGGCACCTCGATCCACGAGATGGGCGGCGCGCGCATGGGCTGGGACCCGAAAACCTCGGTTCTCAACCGCTTGAGTCAGGCCCACGATATCCCGAACCTGTTCGTCACCGACGGCGCGCAGATGAGTTCGTCGGCCTGTCAGAACCCTTCGCTCACGTACATGGCGCTTACCGCGCGGGCCTGTGCGACGGCGGTTTCGATGCTGAAGGAAGGCGTGATTTGA
- a CDS encoding winged helix-turn-helix domain-containing protein, whose translation MTKFEEIGAPLARRIALAAQGFGARPARAPKPADLRRVLGKVHLHQIDSVNVLVRAHYLPAFSRLGAYDRADLETLAWGPRRQRALFEYWAHEASLLPFELQPLLRWRMNQADRGEASWGRMRLYASERRAEAMALLDRIRIDGPLAASDFESHKGKSGWWEWSDTKRALEWLFWAGHITTAARRGSFERLYDLTERVIPATVLALPTPADADAHRALIAHAAAAHGIATDKELRDYFRQSPEQARPAIHALAEEGVLIPVSVAGGKHGWLHRDARRPRRIDGRALLAPFDPLVWERDRAERLFGFRYRIEIYVPAEKRLHGYYVLPFLLGDRLVARVDLKADRKAAMLIVQSAHFEPDAPEDAREELSAELETMAAWLGLELAPLKP comes from the coding sequence GTGACGAAATTCGAAGAGATCGGCGCCCCGCTTGCCCGGCGCATCGCCCTTGCCGCGCAGGGCTTTGGCGCCCGGCCTGCGCGCGCGCCGAAACCGGCCGACCTGCGCCGCGTGCTGGGCAAGGTTCACCTTCACCAGATCGACAGCGTCAACGTGCTGGTCCGTGCGCATTACCTGCCTGCCTTCTCGCGCCTCGGCGCTTATGATCGCGCCGATCTCGAAACGCTGGCCTGGGGCCCCAGGCGCCAACGCGCACTGTTCGAATACTGGGCGCACGAAGCCTCGCTGCTGCCGTTCGAATTGCAGCCACTGCTGCGCTGGCGCATGAACCAGGCGGATCGCGGTGAAGCCAGCTGGGGACGGATGCGGCTCTACGCCAGCGAACGACGCGCCGAGGCCATGGCCTTGCTTGACCGCATCCGGATCGACGGCCCGCTCGCCGCATCGGATTTCGAAAGCCACAAGGGCAAGTCCGGCTGGTGGGAATGGAGCGACACCAAGCGCGCGCTGGAATGGCTGTTCTGGGCGGGTCACATTACCACCGCCGCACGGCGCGGCAGCTTCGAGCGCCTCTATGACCTGACCGAGCGGGTGATCCCTGCCACCGTCTTGGCGCTCCCCACGCCCGCCGATGCCGACGCCCACCGCGCGCTCATCGCCCATGCCGCCGCCGCCCACGGTATCGCCACCGACAAGGAACTGCGCGACTACTTCCGCCAGTCGCCCGAACAAGCCCGGCCCGCGATCCATGCGCTGGCCGAGGAAGGCGTGCTGATTCCGGTTTCCGTGGCGGGCGGAAAGCATGGCTGGCTGCACCGCGATGCCCGCCGCCCGCGCCGCATCGACGGCCGTGCTCTCCTGGCCCCCTTTGATCCGCTGGTCTGGGAGCGCGACCGCGCCGAGCGCCTGTTCGGCTTTCGCTACCGCATCGAGATCTACGTGCCTGCGGAAAAGCGCCTTCACGGCTACTACGTGCTGCCGTTCCTGCTGGGCGACCGTTTGGTAGCACGGGTCGACCTCAAGGCCGACCGCAAGGCTGCAATGCTGATCGTGCAATCGGCGCATTTCGAACCCGACGCGCCGGAAGATGCAAGAGAGGAACTGTCCGCCGAACTCGAAACCATGGCTGCGTGGTTGGGGCTGGAACTCGCACCGCTGAAGCCATGA
- a CDS encoding gluconate 2-dehydrogenase subunit 3 family protein yields MSGAHKGWNRREFTAGAALLALALGIPAAGVKLTDLDAEDLPSDRQRRLIAEVSDLVIPRTDTPGAMEVGVGDFVVLALAHGLGGTRTPMAAEMVTAATAPFRRRDGSLRYLPWLEHVLDRAAGGDFLRHSAAERTRLLTALDDAAFAQGAPPSPWNALKGLILTGYYTSEAGGSQELRYELVPGKWEWDIPLTPEMRAFSSDWTAVDFG; encoded by the coding sequence ATGAGCGGAGCCCACAAGGGCTGGAACCGCCGTGAGTTCACGGCCGGCGCGGCGTTGCTGGCGCTGGCGCTGGGCATCCCCGCGGCGGGCGTGAAGCTCACCGATCTCGATGCCGAAGACCTGCCGAGTGATCGCCAGCGCCGCCTGATCGCGGAAGTGTCCGACCTCGTGATCCCGCGCACCGATACGCCGGGAGCGATGGAGGTCGGCGTCGGCGATTTCGTGGTGCTGGCGCTTGCCCATGGGCTTGGCGGAACGCGCACGCCGATGGCTGCCGAGATGGTAACCGCCGCCACCGCTCCCTTCCGGCGCCGGGACGGATCGCTGCGCTATCTGCCCTGGCTGGAACATGTGCTCGACCGTGCGGCAGGCGGCGATTTCCTGCGCCATAGCGCCGCCGAGCGCACCCGCCTGCTGACCGCACTCGACGATGCGGCTTTTGCGCAGGGCGCGCCGCCTTCGCCGTGGAACGCACTGAAGGGGCTGATCCTCACCGGCTACTACACCAGCGAGGCAGGCGGATCGCAGGAGCTTCGTTACGAACTGGTCCCCGGTAAATGGGAATGGGACATCCCGCTCACCCCGGAGATGCGCGCTTTCTCCAGCGACTGGACTGCAGTGGATTTCGGCTGA